A DNA window from uncultured Methanoregula sp. contains the following coding sequences:
- a CDS encoding DHHA1 domain-containing protein, producing MSLETAAEIVASKIRRQEFVEVIAHHDADGIAAASILCHAMLRSNIRFRLRVRPEVTAADITGDDAYLLCDLGAGIKDLPRTTMVVDHHIPLFEGEFHVNPRLAGIDGDRELSAAGTAYYVALQLGDNRDLAGLVIPGIIGDGQIMAGKNLEIFNEAIANGIIVPDRGLTLPGRDMTERWYMATSPYLSGISGNEPVITGILDQARDQAKGANETRLDTLLSRVVIDSEPGSLTAFYGDTYHLQREVIEDAHALAAVIDACGKTGHGDIGAALCLRSSAGIEEAWEITRRHRVSVIEAVKSARQHESAAGVYEVQGAMLASDVADILSRDIPHESPVLVFAQGQGFCHLSARSLQGIPANLGPMVRELAEACGGTGGGHLLRAGATIPCNRIADFTKGWQEALAS from the coding sequence ATGTCGCTTGAAACCGCCGCAGAGATCGTTGCTTCCAAGATCCGGAGGCAGGAGTTTGTCGAGGTGATCGCTCACCACGACGCAGACGGCATAGCCGCTGCCTCGATCCTCTGCCACGCGATGCTCAGGTCAAATATCCGCTTCCGGCTCCGGGTCCGCCCGGAAGTCACGGCAGCCGATATCACCGGCGATGATGCATACCTCCTCTGCGATCTCGGTGCAGGCATAAAAGACCTGCCCCGGACAACGATGGTGGTCGATCACCACATCCCGCTCTTCGAAGGCGAGTTCCACGTCAACCCGCGCCTCGCAGGAATCGACGGCGACCGGGAGCTCTCAGCTGCCGGCACCGCATATTACGTTGCCCTGCAGCTCGGGGACAACCGCGATCTCGCGGGTCTCGTGATACCCGGTATCATCGGCGATGGCCAGATAATGGCCGGCAAGAACCTCGAGATCTTCAACGAGGCGATCGCAAATGGGATCATTGTTCCGGACCGGGGGCTTACGCTGCCGGGGAGGGACATGACCGAGCGGTGGTACATGGCCACAAGCCCGTACCTCAGCGGCATCAGCGGCAATGAACCGGTCATCACCGGCATCCTGGACCAGGCACGCGACCAGGCAAAAGGTGCAAACGAGACACGGCTCGATACCCTACTCTCGCGGGTGGTTATCGACTCAGAGCCCGGAAGCCTGACGGCATTCTACGGCGACACCTACCACCTCCAGCGCGAGGTGATCGAGGACGCCCATGCCCTTGCAGCGGTCATCGATGCCTGCGGCAAGACCGGCCACGGCGATATCGGGGCAGCCCTCTGCCTCCGCTCATCTGCCGGGATCGAGGAAGCCTGGGAGATAACCCGCCGGCACCGGGTCAGCGTCATCGAAGCGGTGAAAAGCGCACGGCAGCACGAGAGTGCAGCCGGGGTGTACGAAGTGCAGGGCGCCATGCTCGCCAGCGATGTAGCGGATATCCTTTCACGGGATATCCCGCACGAATCCCCGGTCCTTGTCTTTGCACAGGGCCAGGGATTCTGCCATCTTTCGGCACGTTCTCTGCAGGGAATCCCTGCAAACCTCGGGCCCATGGTTCGGGAGCTGGCAGAAGCCTGCGGGGGAACCGGGGGCGGACACCTGCTCCGGGCCGGAGCAACGATCCCCTGCAACCGGATAGCCGACTTCACGAAAGGCTGGCAGGAGGCGCTTGCCTCATGA
- a CDS encoding GTPase, translated as MKIFYQTFGTAKKKFSSFLNRFFKKKRTRIGIYGPPNAGKTTLANRIARDWTGDAIGPVSEIPHETRRARKKEDVIISGANGNTITMDIVDTPGVTTKIDYHEFLEFGMEKDEAIIRAREATEGVAEAMHWLREDIDGVVYMLDSTLDPFMQVNIMMIGIIESRNLPVIIVANKIDLPDAAPARIRSAFPQHPVVAISGLEGRNVEDLYEMMLEYFG; from the coding sequence GTGAAAATATTTTACCAGACGTTTGGTACGGCCAAGAAGAAATTTTCCAGTTTCCTCAATCGCTTTTTCAAGAAAAAGAGGACACGCATCGGGATTTACGGCCCGCCCAATGCGGGAAAGACCACGCTTGCAAACCGCATTGCCCGGGACTGGACCGGGGATGCAATAGGTCCGGTGAGCGAGATCCCTCACGAGACACGGAGGGCGAGAAAGAAGGAAGATGTGATCATCTCCGGGGCAAACGGGAACACAATCACGATGGATATCGTGGATACACCGGGGGTCACCACCAAGATAGATTACCACGAGTTCCTTGAATTCGGGATGGAGAAGGACGAGGCAATCATCCGTGCGCGGGAAGCAACCGAGGGGGTTGCGGAAGCCATGCACTGGCTGCGGGAGGATATCGATGGCGTCGTGTACATGCTGGATTCGACGCTCGATCCCTTCATGCAGGTCAATATCATGATGATCGGGATCATCGAGAGCCGGAACCTGCCGGTCATCATTGTCGCAAACAAGATCGACCTGCCGGATGCCGCCCCTGCCCGGATCCGCAGCGCATTTCCCCAGCACCCGGTTGTCGCCATATCGGGTCTTGAAGGCAGGAATGTTGAAGATCTCTACGAGATGATGCTCGAATACTTCGGGTGA
- a CDS encoding MATE family efflux transporter, which produces MQTDDAPGLPADNEMKEGISLLMGDPKKAIVKLSGPMIIAMFLMSTYNIVNAIWVAGLGADALAAVGFITPLFMVLIGIGSGLGAGAASAISRRIGAKDKAGADNAAVHAILITLIISAVLTIPLILLTGPIVNLFGAGKTAGLAIEYGQVVFLGMALILFTNIGYAILRAEGDAKRAMYVMGASSVLNMVLDPLLIYTAGMGIAGAAWGMIISLVVVSAIMLYWFIGKRDTYVTISFKSFSWDRKAARDILGVGIPASTEFLLMAILAIFINTLLVATAGTDAVAIYTAGWRVVFFAIIPLIAIGTSVISVAGAAYGARQYGKIRTAHTFSITLGIAISLAISAVTFVFAHQIALIFTYSADSAHLAPEIAAFLATMCLFYPFVPPGIMSASVFQGTGKGMTSLVISVMRNLVFIAIFAYLFGIVLGFGEHGVWWGIVAGDIIGGTVAFLWARAYISRLIANQ; this is translated from the coding sequence ATGCAGACGGATGATGCACCCGGATTACCGGCCGATAACGAGATGAAAGAGGGGATATCGCTCCTGATGGGAGATCCCAAAAAAGCGATCGTGAAACTGTCCGGGCCCATGATCATCGCGATGTTCCTGATGTCCACCTACAACATCGTCAACGCCATCTGGGTGGCAGGTCTTGGAGCGGATGCCCTTGCAGCAGTAGGATTCATCACGCCCCTTTTCATGGTCCTCATCGGGATCGGGAGCGGGCTTGGGGCAGGAGCGGCGTCCGCCATCTCCCGTCGTATAGGGGCAAAGGACAAGGCCGGGGCGGACAATGCAGCAGTCCACGCTATTCTGATCACCCTGATCATCTCAGCGGTCCTGACCATCCCGCTCATCCTCCTCACAGGCCCCATCGTCAACCTTTTCGGTGCAGGAAAGACCGCGGGCCTTGCCATTGAATACGGGCAGGTCGTCTTCCTCGGGATGGCCCTCATCCTCTTCACCAATATCGGGTACGCGATCCTCCGGGCAGAAGGGGATGCCAAGCGGGCCATGTACGTCATGGGTGCCTCCTCGGTCCTGAACATGGTCCTCGATCCCCTGCTCATCTACACCGCGGGCATGGGCATAGCCGGTGCTGCCTGGGGTATGATCATCTCACTTGTCGTTGTCTCCGCTATCATGCTGTACTGGTTTATCGGGAAGAGGGACACCTATGTCACTATCTCATTTAAATCGTTCTCGTGGGACAGAAAGGCTGCACGGGATATCCTCGGCGTCGGCATTCCTGCCAGCACCGAGTTCCTGCTCATGGCGATCCTTGCTATCTTCATCAATACCCTCCTTGTTGCAACGGCAGGAACCGATGCGGTGGCAATCTACACGGCCGGTTGGCGGGTCGTCTTCTTTGCCATCATCCCGTTGATTGCAATCGGCACCTCGGTCATCTCGGTAGCCGGGGCTGCCTACGGTGCCCGGCAGTACGGGAAGATCCGGACTGCGCATACATTCTCGATCACACTCGGGATTGCAATCTCGCTTGCCATCAGCGCGGTCACCTTCGTCTTCGCCCACCAGATTGCCCTCATCTTCACCTACTCGGCGGACAGTGCCCACCTTGCCCCGGAGATCGCGGCGTTCCTTGCAACGATGTGCCTCTTCTACCCGTTCGTACCCCCGGGCATCATGTCGGCTTCCGTCTTCCAGGGGACCGGCAAAGGAATGACCTCGCTGGTCATCAGCGTTATGCGAAATCTCGTTTTCATCGCAATCTTCGCTTACCTCTTCGGTATCGTTCTGGGATTCGGTGAGCACGGAGTCTGGTGGGGGATCGTTGCCGGGGATATCATCGGGGGCACAGTCGCCTTCCTCTGGGCCCGGGCTTATATCTCCCGGCTGATTGCGAACCAGTAG
- a CDS encoding Zn-ribbon domain-containing protein, which produces MPHKCTKCGREYKDGSTEILKGCASCGGKKFLYVKEGEINKDVLEEKSIEEIAEESHEEVLEVVEPKKKEVEMYDRVETIRIVSPGSYELNLEKMAQSDERIVSVGKEGSYVIDLMSMAKEEPKKKAPKAKKK; this is translated from the coding sequence ATGCCGCACAAGTGTACGAAATGCGGGCGGGAATACAAGGACGGATCAACCGAGATCCTGAAAGGGTGCGCAAGCTGCGGCGGCAAGAAGTTCCTCTACGTCAAGGAAGGCGAGATCAACAAGGACGTTCTCGAAGAAAAGTCCATCGAGGAAATTGCCGAGGAGTCTCACGAGGAAGTCCTCGAAGTAGTCGAGCCAAAGAAGAAAGAGGTCGAGATGTACGACCGGGTGGAGACAATTCGGATCGTCTCTCCCGGTTCATACGAGCTGAACCTTGAGAAGATGGCACAAAGCGACGAGAGGATTGTGAGCGTGGGAAAAGAAGGGAGTTATGTCATCGACCTGATGTCCATGGCAAAGGAAGAGCCCAAGAAAAAGGCTCCAAAAGCGAAGAAGAAATAA
- a CDS encoding transglutaminase-like domain-containing protein — translation MEPRTLARYLASSEIIDFRHPDVAAKARELAHGCTTDTEITKRCFLFVRDEIFHSWDHKMNPVTLKASDVLRHRTGFCFAKSHLFAALLRANGIPAGLCYQRLVSGEFGQPFFLHGLNAVYLKDFGWYRADARGLKPGHDTQFTPPVEALPYVARAPGEAELPEIWDEPLPFVVDVLTRYTDIGQVRRNLPDTEVVPFRKDERNEAERY, via the coding sequence ATGGAACCAAGAACCCTGGCACGCTATCTGGCCTCATCGGAAATCATCGACTTCCGCCACCCGGATGTTGCCGCCAAGGCCCGCGAACTCGCCCACGGGTGTACAACCGATACAGAAATTACAAAGCGTTGTTTTCTCTTTGTCCGCGATGAGATCTTCCACAGCTGGGATCACAAGATGAACCCGGTCACGCTGAAAGCCTCCGATGTGCTCAGGCACCGGACCGGTTTCTGTTTTGCCAAGAGCCATCTCTTTGCAGCGCTCCTCCGGGCAAACGGCATTCCGGCCGGCCTCTGCTATCAGCGGCTCGTCTCGGGCGAGTTCGGCCAGCCGTTCTTCCTTCATGGTCTCAATGCCGTATACCTGAAGGACTTTGGATGGTACCGGGCCGATGCCCGGGGGCTGAAGCCGGGTCACGATACACAGTTCACCCCTCCTGTCGAGGCATTGCCTTACGTGGCCCGGGCACCCGGTGAGGCAGAACTTCCCGAGATCTGGGACGAACCACTTCCCTTCGTTGTGGATGTGCTGACCCGGTATACCGATATCGGACAGGTACGCCGGAACCTGCCGGATACCGAGGTGGTCCCCTTCCGAAAGGATGAACGCAATGAGGCAGAGCGGTACTGA
- a CDS encoding 30S ribosomal protein S15, producing MARMHARRRGKSCSVRPYRKQAPAWSNTDTKAIEKIILDLRKEGASSAKIGLVLRDRYGVPDVKLATGKRIGDILRENKAASEIPEDLRDLMVKALGLRKHLAENKKDLHNKRQLQLVESKIRRLVKYYTGSKKLPKEFVYKPENAEILLSR from the coding sequence ATGGCACGAATGCACGCCCGCAGAAGGGGCAAGTCATGCTCCGTGCGCCCCTACCGGAAACAGGCACCCGCGTGGTCCAACACGGACACAAAGGCGATCGAGAAGATCATCCTGGATCTGAGAAAGGAAGGCGCATCGAGCGCAAAGATCGGACTGGTTCTCCGGGACCGCTACGGCGTTCCTGACGTAAAACTTGCCACCGGCAAGCGTATCGGGGATATCCTGAGAGAGAACAAGGCCGCATCCGAGATTCCCGAGGATCTCCGCGACCTGATGGTCAAGGCACTGGGGCTCCGGAAGCACCTTGCCGAGAACAAGAAGGACCTGCACAACAAGCGCCAGCTCCAGCTGGTGGAGTCCAAGATCCGCAGGCTTGTAAAGTACTACACGGGAAGCAAGAAACTGCCCAAGGAGTTCGTGTACAAGCCCGAGAACGCAGAAATCCTGCTGTCCCGCTAA
- the tsaA gene encoding tRNA (N6-threonylcarbamoyladenosine(37)-N6)-methyltransferase TrmO — protein MTSAPIELHPIGYVRSPYKARGDAPRQGRFSDTVSEIVIDEPYLPALHGIEGRMHLWVLCWFDRADRTVLRAVPPGSVAEKGVFAIRSPDRPNPVSLCMVDLLGVNGNILSVRGLDALDGTPVVDIKMYAPGVDCIQSDQVRESSLTP, from the coding sequence ATGACTTCTGCACCTATCGAGCTCCATCCTATCGGCTATGTCCGCTCTCCGTACAAGGCCCGGGGGGATGCCCCGCGGCAGGGCCGCTTTTCTGATACCGTTTCCGAGATCGTGATCGATGAACCGTACCTCCCCGCTCTTCACGGAATTGAGGGGAGGATGCACCTCTGGGTCCTCTGCTGGTTCGATAGGGCAGATCGTACGGTTCTCCGCGCAGTTCCTCCCGGCAGTGTGGCCGAGAAAGGGGTGTTTGCCATCCGTTCGCCCGACCGGCCGAACCCTGTCTCGCTCTGCATGGTAGATCTGCTCGGAGTGAACGGCAATATCCTGTCCGTTCGGGGGCTGGACGCGCTGGACGGAACGCCCGTTGTGGATATCAAGATGTATGCACCCGGAGTTGACTGTATCCAGAGCGATCAGGTTCGCGAAAGTTCCCTTACTCCCTGA
- a CDS encoding cation diffusion facilitator family transporter: MHADHDDCHNHRCGRDKKRSLRFAIGLTGIVFIAEILGGFFSGSLSLLGDAAHMLQDTIALILSLGAIIIAERLPTPGRTFGYHRVEIAAAVANGLLLILVSGVIIIEALERFAHPRPVDSMLMFGVAIIGLAANLLAARMLHGSHDLNMKSAFLHVIGDTLSSVAVIAAAIWIALTGQTIVDPLLSIAIAVVILVSSFSILREASAILLQFAPRGIDVGEVIRDMESVAGVGNVHNVHFWTLCPNINVLDAHVYSCETDTRRIAEIRDDIRSRLEKYQIGHSTLEFECTPCEDCRVVRELRD, from the coding sequence ATGCACGCTGATCACGACGATTGCCACAACCACCGTTGTGGTAGGGACAAGAAACGATCCCTGCGCTTTGCCATCGGCCTTACAGGAATCGTGTTCATAGCCGAGATCCTGGGGGGCTTTTTCTCCGGCTCCCTCTCGCTTCTGGGCGACGCCGCCCATATGCTCCAGGATACCATCGCCCTCATCCTCTCCCTCGGGGCGATCATCATCGCTGAACGACTACCAACACCTGGGCGGACTTTCGGCTATCACCGGGTGGAGATTGCTGCTGCAGTGGCAAACGGGCTTCTCCTGATCCTGGTCAGCGGTGTGATCATCATAGAAGCGCTTGAACGGTTTGCCCACCCGCGGCCGGTAGACAGCATGCTCATGTTTGGTGTTGCTATCATCGGCCTTGCGGCAAACCTCCTCGCTGCCCGTATGCTCCACGGGAGCCACGATCTGAACATGAAAAGCGCATTCCTCCATGTCATTGGAGACACACTCTCATCCGTTGCAGTGATCGCAGCGGCGATCTGGATTGCCCTGACCGGACAGACCATTGTCGATCCCCTCCTCAGCATCGCGATAGCGGTCGTCATCCTTGTCTCGTCCTTCTCGATCCTGCGGGAAGCATCTGCGATCCTCCTCCAGTTCGCTCCCCGGGGGATCGATGTCGGCGAAGTTATCCGGGACATGGAGTCCGTTGCCGGCGTCGGGAACGTGCACAATGTCCACTTCTGGACGCTCTGCCCCAATATCAATGTGCTCGATGCCCACGTCTACTCCTGCGAGACCGATACACGTCGAATTGCAGAGATCCGGGACGACATACGATCGCGCTTGGAAAAATACCAGATCGGGCACTCCACGCTCGAGTTTGAGTGCACCCCGTGCGAGGACTGCCGGGTTGTCCGGGAATTGAGGGACTGA
- a CDS encoding helix-turn-helix domain-containing protein, which yields MKEPHHGHNELCLCPLTGLLDVVAKKWSLLIIALLGNEGEKGFNELKRELGCISPKPLSDTLKNLEKEGLVKRTILNTTPPSVKYNLTSDGWELRGYLVPMLRWVSKRGGDTGTCCPIRSDEAGPEPVKERKPQH from the coding sequence ATGAAGGAACCACATCACGGACATAACGAGCTCTGCCTCTGCCCGCTCACCGGACTCCTGGATGTCGTGGCAAAAAAATGGTCGCTCCTCATCATCGCGCTCCTCGGGAATGAAGGTGAGAAGGGCTTCAATGAGCTCAAAAGGGAACTGGGATGCATCTCGCCAAAACCGCTCTCGGATACGCTCAAGAACCTGGAGAAAGAAGGGCTTGTCAAACGGACTATCCTTAATACCACTCCACCTTCTGTGAAATACAACCTGACTTCTGACGGCTGGGAACTGCGTGGCTATCTCGTCCCGATGCTACGGTGGGTTTCGAAGAGGGGCGGGGACACCGGGACCTGCTGCCCGATCCGTTCGGATGAGGCCGGGCCGGAACCTGTAAAAGAGAGAAAACCCCAGCACTAA
- a CDS encoding CBS domain-containing protein: MRTAQDFIIEIPVLKPDDQITRARQILRDDRFREIYVVDGKKNLLGYIDITDGLRETSTKSNVTIRGFIRDAPMADPAESIERVAGMMREYRTDSVAVVSPKPRLIGGLLLSDLFPVIISRNELHGLVSDRMTQKVIAADPSDELQRVYSMIMESGYSAFPVVKKKRLVGIVSRRDLISSRHVRSELARNARIPLEDLMTKVVFTITPDDPVSAAAEMLVRHDVSLLPVMEGDHLAGVINRHDILAALA, translated from the coding sequence ATGAGGACGGCACAGGATTTCATCATTGAGATCCCTGTGCTGAAACCAGACGACCAGATAACCAGGGCACGGCAGATCTTGAGAGATGACCGGTTCCGTGAGATCTATGTCGTGGATGGAAAGAAAAATCTGCTCGGGTACATCGATATCACGGATGGCCTGAGGGAAACCTCCACGAAATCGAACGTCACAATCCGGGGATTCATACGGGATGCCCCTATGGCAGACCCGGCAGAGTCCATCGAACGGGTAGCAGGTATGATGCGGGAATACCGCACGGACAGCGTAGCAGTTGTAAGCCCGAAACCCCGGCTGATCGGCGGGCTGCTCTTATCCGACCTATTCCCGGTCATCATCTCGCGCAATGAACTGCACGGCCTGGTTTCAGACAGGATGACACAGAAAGTGATCGCAGCCGATCCCTCCGATGAGCTCCAGCGGGTTTACTCGATGATCATGGAGAGCGGGTATTCCGCGTTCCCGGTTGTCAAGAAAAAAAGGCTCGTAGGCATAGTATCGAGAAGAGACCTGATAAGTTCGCGGCATGTCCGGTCGGAGCTTGCCCGTAATGCCCGGATACCTCTTGAAGACCTCATGACAAAAGTGGTGTTCACGATAACCCCGGACGATCCCGTCAGCGCGGCTGCGGAGATGCTTGTCAGGCACGATGTCAGCCTGCTGCCGGTGATGGAAGGCGATCACCTGGCTGGCGTGATAAACCGGCACGATATTCTTGCCGCTCTTGCCTGA
- the ppcA gene encoding phosphoenolpyruvate carboxylase, with protein MDDIPKIPQCMSTQHPDNVHVPFFAETSELGGEDEIREAYYVYSHLACTEQMWDCEGKEVDNFVVKKLLTSYQAFFGSHKLGEDLFLTLRVPNPQVERAEAKILLETLESIPRSFDIARLFYKEDIAPIFEVILPMTASHTAIDNIYQYYADFVVGKQYKRLGGRDTTIADWIGTFSPRHINVIPLFEDRESMEVAHVTVGRYLQDKHLQYQRVFLARSDPAMNYGLVSAVLLNKITLMNLSALQETSGIPLYPIIGVGSAPFRGNLRPDTVDRVGAEYPSAHTFTIQSAFKYDHPLDEVKTAVKQLETREVSEVPVFDQERCRVIIDKYTEAYIRELIPLSDIINRVATHIPGRRKRKLHIGLFGYSRSTGGMTLPRAITFTASLYSIGVPPELLGLSALDSDDLSFVRSLYVNFDQDLADAARYMNPGSPFLATNVRTAAERIAGCIPDDEHREVTDGILNALRENRTRDLQSEILRAAYIRKFLG; from the coding sequence ATGGATGATATCCCGAAAATTCCCCAGTGTATGAGCACCCAGCACCCGGACAACGTGCATGTGCCCTTTTTTGCAGAGACCTCCGAATTGGGTGGCGAGGACGAGATACGGGAGGCCTATTATGTATACTCGCATCTGGCCTGTACCGAGCAGATGTGGGACTGCGAAGGAAAAGAGGTGGATAACTTTGTAGTAAAGAAACTCCTGACCTCGTACCAGGCATTCTTTGGCAGCCATAAGCTTGGCGAGGATCTTTTCCTCACCCTGCGTGTGCCAAACCCGCAGGTGGAAAGAGCAGAAGCCAAGATCCTCCTCGAAACGCTCGAGAGCATCCCGCGATCCTTCGACATCGCCCGGCTCTTCTACAAAGAGGACATAGCACCGATCTTCGAAGTGATCCTGCCGATGACCGCTTCCCACACCGCCATCGATAATATCTACCAGTATTACGCGGACTTCGTTGTCGGGAAACAGTACAAGCGGCTCGGCGGCCGTGACACGACGATTGCCGACTGGATCGGAACGTTTTCGCCCCGGCACATCAATGTCATCCCCCTCTTCGAGGACCGGGAAAGTATGGAGGTGGCACATGTCACCGTGGGCCGTTACCTCCAGGACAAACACCTGCAGTACCAGCGGGTCTTCCTCGCACGGTCGGATCCTGCCATGAACTACGGGCTTGTAAGCGCGGTCCTCCTCAACAAGATCACCCTCATGAACCTTTCCGCACTCCAGGAAACAAGCGGGATCCCACTCTATCCCATCATCGGCGTGGGTTCCGCACCATTCCGGGGCAACCTGAGGCCCGATACCGTTGACAGGGTAGGTGCCGAGTACCCGTCCGCCCATACCTTCACCATACAATCGGCTTTCAAGTACGATCACCCCCTTGATGAAGTGAAAACTGCCGTGAAACAGCTGGAGACCCGCGAAGTGTCCGAGGTGCCTGTCTTCGATCAGGAGAGATGCCGGGTTATCATCGATAAATATACTGAAGCGTACATCCGAGAACTCATACCGCTCTCCGATATCATAAACCGGGTGGCGACCCACATCCCGGGCCGGCGCAAGCGCAAACTGCATATCGGCCTCTTCGGTTACTCCCGGAGCACGGGAGGAATGACCCTTCCCCGGGCAATCACCTTCACCGCATCCCTGTACTCGATCGGCGTACCTCCCGAACTGCTCGGGCTCTCCGCACTCGATTCGGACGATCTCTCGTTCGTGCGCAGCCTGTACGTGAACTTCGATCAGGATCTTGCCGATGCAGCCCGGTACATGAACCCCGGCTCGCCGTTCCTTGCCACAAACGTGAGAACTGCTGCTGAGAGGATTGCAGGCTGTATCCCGGATGATGAGCATCGTGAGGTAACCGATGGTATCCTCAACGCACTCAGGGAGAACCGGACCCGCGATCTCCAGTCCGAGATCCTCCGGGCTGCATATATCCGGAAATTCCTTGGGTGA
- a CDS encoding MarR family transcriptional regulator — protein MCQSIPDEIPFGAVIAIVTRERFIFLNERLRPLGLTFGQFPVLMRLSHEQNIMQENLVRHFFLDKGTIARAARKLEAAGYISRIVDPGNRRAVRIFLTEKGEDIIPRLIAIEREWASRVSNGLSAEEREQAENLMRRIARNSHMTIQNIGDQVHADG, from the coding sequence ATGTGCCAGTCCATTCCGGATGAAATTCCGTTCGGGGCAGTGATCGCCATTGTCACCCGGGAGCGGTTCATCTTCCTCAACGAGCGCCTCCGGCCACTGGGCCTCACGTTCGGCCAGTTCCCGGTTCTGATGCGCCTCTCCCACGAACAGAATATCATGCAGGAGAACCTAGTCCGTCACTTCTTCCTTGACAAGGGCACAATCGCCCGGGCCGCAAGGAAACTTGAAGCAGCCGGGTACATCAGTCGGATCGTCGATCCCGGCAACCGTCGTGCCGTCCGGATTTTCCTCACGGAAAAAGGCGAGGATATCATCCCCAGACTCATAGCCATTGAACGGGAATGGGCCAGCAGGGTGAGCAACGGCCTTTCAGCCGAAGAGCGGGAACAGGCCGAGAACCTGATGCGCAGAATTGCGAGGAACAGTCATATGACCATTCAGAATATCGGAGATCAGGTCCATGCAGACGGATGA
- a CDS encoding CBS domain-containing protein, producing MKKTSNAIRFETRVPLKEIMRHDPTTISSGATVEKAAAAMCHDDVGSCIVLQHNLPVGIVTEQDINCKVVAKDLKPSTVHVNEIMSTPLITVSAEKTVGDAASMMVTHKVRRLPVVDDKKKVIGIVTVRDLLTVSNELNELLTDLIEINREEIVEQGICSRCSQMSDDLKRVDSVLLCPRCREEDNIT from the coding sequence ATGAAAAAGACTTCGAACGCAATTCGCTTCGAGACCCGCGTACCCTTGAAGGAGATAATGCGGCACGACCCGACCACGATCAGTTCAGGTGCCACGGTGGAAAAGGCAGCTGCAGCAATGTGCCACGATGATGTGGGAAGCTGCATAGTCCTCCAGCATAACCTGCCCGTCGGTATCGTGACTGAACAGGATATCAACTGCAAGGTTGTTGCAAAGGATCTCAAGCCGAGCACAGTACATGTGAACGAAATCATGAGCACGCCACTCATTACGGTGAGTGCGGAGAAGACTGTAGGCGATGCTGCCAGCATGATGGTGACTCATAAGGTCCGGAGACTTCCGGTAGTCGACGATAAGAAAAAAGTTATTGGTATCGTGACTGTCCGGGATCTCCTGACCGTTTCCAACGAGCTCAACGAACTCTTGACCGATCTCATCGAGATCAACCGGGAAGAGATCGTTGAGCAGGGCATATGCAGCCGCTGCAGTCAGATGTCTGATGACCTCAAGCGGGTGGACAGCGTTCTGCTCTGCCCCCGCTGCCGTGAGGAGGACAATATCACATGA